The genomic DNA GTGGTGCCCGGCTCCGGCTCGAAGCACGTCACGGGGTAGGCGCGCCGCTGGGTGCAGGCCGGCAGCTTGCGCGCCGACCAAGTGGAGTCCACCGAAATCACGAGAGCCTTCGCCCTCCCCGCAGCCATCAGCTCCTCAGCCACCCTCACGCGCTCGGGAAACGGCGGCCCGAGGACGAGAACGGCGTCGCTGGTGCCCGGCGCGTCCGGCCGGTCGCCCAGCACCAGCGGGAGGGGTGCCGCGAGGGCCACGCCGACGGCGGCGGCCGCGCCGAGGAGGGCCCGGCGGGACGGTCTCATGCCCTCATGGTGCCCGACGCCGCTGCGGACCCCGGGCCTAGAGTTTCTCGCGTGACGATGCCGGGGCAGGGACGGGACGGGGCCGAACGCTGGGCACCCGCGTTCGTCCTGGCCGCCGCCGTGCTGTGGGGCTTCCTCGGGATCTTCGGCAAGCAGGCCCAGGCCGAGGGGGCCACCCCGCTGGAGGTGGGCTTTTGGCGGGCGACGATCGGGGCGGTCCTGTTCGGGGTGCACGCCGCGTTGCTGCGGGCCCGCCTTCCCCGGGGGCGAGACCTGGCGGTGACGGCCGCGTTCGGCGTCGTCGGGGTGAGCGTGTTCTACGGCAGCTATCAGGTGGCGGTCCGGGACGGCGGGGCGAGCCTGGCGGCGGTGCTCCTCTACACGGCGCCGGCGTTCGTGGCGGTCCTGTCCGCGCTCCTGCTGTCCGAGCGGTTGGGCCGACGGGAGCTGGTCGGTGTCGTCGTCTCGTTCGCGGGCATCGTCGCGATCAGCGCCGGCGGTGGCGAGGGGGTCCGGGTGACGCCGGTCGCCGTGGCCGCCGGGGTGACGGCGGGCTTCACCTACGCGCTCTATTACCTGTTCGGGCGCCGCTACTTCCCCACGTACGCCCCGTCGGCCCTCTTCGCCGTGATGATGCCGGTCGGTGCGCTGTGCCTGCTGCCGGTCGCGCACCCGCAGGGGCACTCGGCGTGGGGGTGGCTGAACCTGGTCGCGGTGGGCGTGCTGTGCACCTACGTCACCTACACGCTCAACTCGGCGGGCCTGCGCCACCTGCCGGGCACCCGCGCCAGCGTGATCTCCTCGGTCGAGCCCGTGGTCGCGGCCTCGCTCGCGGCCCTCCTCTTCGGCGAGCGGCTCTCCCCGGCCGCCCTCGTCGGGGCCGCCGCGGTCGTGGGGGCGGCGCTGCTGCTCAGCACGGCCCCGCAGGCCGACGCCGCCGAACTCCCGGGCTAGCCGCCGCGGTCGGGAGGCGGCGCGGCGGCGCGGCTGGCCGGTGCTCGTGGGCTGGC from Austwickia sp. includes the following:
- a CDS encoding EamA family transporter; translation: MPGQGRDGAERWAPAFVLAAAVLWGFLGIFGKQAQAEGATPLEVGFWRATIGAVLFGVHAALLRARLPRGRDLAVTAAFGVVGVSVFYGSYQVAVRDGGASLAAVLLYTAPAFVAVLSALLLSERLGRRELVGVVVSFAGIVAISAGGGEGVRVTPVAVAAGVTAGFTYALYYLFGRRYFPTYAPSALFAVMMPVGALCLLPVAHPQGHSAWGWLNLVAVGVLCTYVTYTLNSAGLRHLPGTRASVISSVEPVVAASLAALLFGERLSPAALVGAAAVVGAALLLSTAPQADAAELPG